The proteins below come from a single Necator americanus strain Aroian chromosome V, whole genome shotgun sequence genomic window:
- a CDS encoding hypothetical protein (NECATOR_CHRV.G21163.T1), protein MRRHNGVVEKTHPNRKAKAEEYMSSMAVLCYVHAKTPARIFCGMREELAAHHLDNISAEQRPTLSAARMNDNESHCTSGIKASVQLMDEFLVHAHRRKDRHFPADDII, encoded by the coding sequence ATGAGACGGCATAACGGCGTTGTTGAGAAAACACATCCAAACAGGAAAGCGAAAGCGGAGGAATACATGAGTTCCATGGCGGTTTTATGCTATGTCCACGCAAAAACACCTGCTAGAATATTCTGTGGTATGAGAGAAGAGCTTGCGGCTCACCATCTCGACAACATCTCGGCCGAACAACGGCCGACGCTCTCAGCTGCACGAATGAACGACAATGAATCACATTGCACCAGTGGAATCAAGGCATCGGTTCAGTTGATGGACGAGTTCCTCGTCCACGCCCATCGACGAAAAGATCGCCATTTCCCCGCCGATGACATCATTTGA
- a CDS encoding hypothetical protein (NECATOR_CHRV.G21164.T1), with protein sequence MKTILVLAALVAVLYAKSFTMETRSSGSLRARLIAANLYQKFLEEEHLRRSQVLASGSQPFIDYADDFYLGNVTLGTPPQTTTLVLDTGSSNLWVIDAACKTAACNGEPNSGYTKHKFDTTKSTTFTKESRTFSIQYGSGSCNGYLGTDTVSFAGLTITKQEFGVATHLAEVFGYQPVDGILGLGWPALAVDKVTPPMQNLLSTLDQPLFTVWMDRKLTISNGGNAGLITYGAIDTTNCQSQISYVPLSAETYWQFPIQGFSIGSYSETKKDQVISDTGTSWIGAPNNVVSGVVKQTGAKYDFSNELYTVDCSTMKTQPDLIFTINGVTYNIPSVEYVLDLGLGNGKCALTFFGMNSGGFGPAWILGDTWIRTYCNIYDIGQKRIGFAKANHSGL encoded by the exons ATGAAGACTATCCTAGTTCTTGCCGCCCTGGTGGCGGTACTGTACGCCAAGTCGTTCACCATGGAGACGCGTTCCTCAGGATCACTCCGCGCTCGATTGATCGC TGCCAATCTCTACCAGAAATTCTTGGAAGAGGAGCACCTCCGCCGCTCTCAGGTCCTTGCCTCTGGATCGCAGCCATTCATCGACTACGCTGATGACTTCTATCTCGGAAACGTCACTCTTGGAACTCCAC CTCAAACCACCACTCTTGTGCTCGACACTGGATCATCCAACTTGTGGGTGATCGACGCTGCCTGCAAAACTGCTGCTTGCAATGGTGAACCAAACAGCGGCTACACCAAGCACAAGTTCGACACCACGAAGTCTACAACTTTCACCAAGGAATCCCGCACCTTCTCCATCCAGTATGGATCCGGATCTTGCAACGGATATCTCGGCACTGACACCGTTTCATTTGCAG GACTAACCATCACGAAACAGGAATTTGGTGTTGCCACCCACCTCGCCGAGGTGTTCGGATACCAGCCAGTTGATGGCATCCTTGGTCTTGGATGGCCTGCTCTAGCTGTGGATAAG GTCACACCTCCCATGCAAAACCTCCTCTCAACTCTGGATCAGCCGCTGTTCACAGTTTGGATGGACAGAAAG TTGACCATCAGCAATGGCGGAAACGCTGGTCTGATTACTTATGGAGCCATCGACACCACAAACTGCCAATCGCAGATCAGTTACGTCCCTCTTTCCGCTGAGACTTACTGGCAGTTCCCCATCCAAGGCTTCTCGATCGGATCCTATTCGGAAACCAAGAAGGACCAG GTCATCTCTGATACTGGCACCTCGTGGATCGGAGCACCAAACAACGTTGTCAGCGGTGTCGTTAAGCAAACTGGCGCCAAATACGACTTCTCAAATGAGCTCTACACTGTGGATTGCTCTACAATGAAGACTCAGCCTGATTTGATCTTCACCATCAATGGTGTCACGTACAACATCCCATCCGTAGAGTACGTGCTCGACCTTGGCCTCGGAAACGGAAAG tGCGCTCTGACCTTCTTCGGAATGAATTCTGGTGGTTTTGGACCGGCCTGGATTCTTGGAGACACATGGATCCGCACCTACTGCAACATTTACGACATTGGTCAAAAACGAATCGGTTTTGCCAAGGCTAACCACTCTGGACTCTAA
- a CDS encoding hypothetical protein (NECATOR_CHRV.G21165.T1), translating to MNTKPLVIHAIIASAMILLTSVVWISIYFVAIKPSSKGDVYTIFNNYGNNSNISRFPLDPRSCNPPPPVECERTCEFVICETIPAGLSFNPSYPIFNRTTDCWMRLMKEAQNEILIGSFYWSLLVKNTGNNYETDTTNTGGDGGLIYNTLISTAQRGVNIKIAQNFRDGGYEETADLAAESNGRIKVRSLDFKQWYPGGILHTKSWAVDGKHLYIGSANFDWRALTQVRELGLAVFNCPCLGNDLKKLLQIYWEMGAEGAKLPDSWPTSLATPAYHGRPTVVPHANGNQAVYISASPPGFQSCGREDDLDAMVKLIDETKHRLDMAVMNYAPCSLYMKPLNKWYGILDEAIRRAAFDRQVKVRFLFSRWSHTAAKFYSYLHSLADISSQLQCIYKGKRCSTRGSIDIRIIQVPDMKYGGIPFSRVYHSKYFVTDKAVYIGTSNWTPDYWWFTSGIGIVVKSDDISQTSYLVKQFAQIFERDWNSNYTIPLSYFDNNGKWTNGTKRM from the exons ATGAACACTAAACCCCTGGTCATACATGCAATCATCGCATCTGCAATGATTCTCCTGACATCAGTTGTATGGATATCG atttattttgtCGCGATAAAACCATCATCGAAAGGAGACGTTTACACGATATTCAATAATTATGGAAACAATAGCAATATCAGCAGATTTCCCCTTGATCCAAGATCATGCAATCCTCCACCGCCTGTGGAATGCGAAAGAACATGCGA ATTCGTAATCTGCGAAACAATACCAGCCGGACTTTCATTTAACCCTTCGTATCCGATATTCAATAGAACCACAGATTGCTGGATGAGGCTTATGA AAGAAGCTCAAAATGAGATCCTTATTGGTAGCTTTTATTGGTCGTTACTTGTGAAGAATACTGGCAACAACTACGAGACGGACACGACGAACACCGGCGGAGAC GGTGGACTCATCTACAACACACTGATAAGTACTGCACAAAGAGGAGTTAATATCAAAATAGCGCAGAACTTTCGGGACGGTG GTTATGAGGAGACAGCAGATCTAGCAGCGGAGTCAAACGGACGAATAAAAGTGCGATCGCTCGATTTCAAACAGTG GTATCCTGGAGGGATCCTTCATACTAAGTCATGGGCTGTCGACGGGAAACACCTTTACATTGGATCTGCCAATTTTGATTGGCGGGCTCTCACTCAG GTCAGGGAATTAGGACTAGCTGTCTTCAATTGTCCATGCCTTGGCAATGATCTCAAAAAATTGCTTCAAATATACTGGGAAATGGGTGCAGAAGGAGCAAAACTTCCGGACAG CTGGCCGACATCCTTGGCTACTCCAGCCTACCATGGAAGGCCTACCGTAGTCCCTCATGCTAACGGAAATCAAGCGGTTTATATCTCG GCTTCTCCACCAGGTTTCCAATCGTGTGGAAGAGAAGACGATCTGGATGCGATGGTAAAACTCATAGATGAAACGAAG CACAGACTGGACATGGCTGTGATGAACTATGCACCCTGCTCACTCTACATGAAACCACTGAACAA GTGGTACGGTATACTAGATGAGGCTATTCGAAGGGCTGCTTTCGATAGACAAGTGAAG GTTCGCTTTCTTTTCTCGAGATGGTCACACACTGCCGCCAAGTTCTACTCCTATTTGCACTCCTTAGCCGACATAAGTAGTCAATTACAGTGCATTTACAAAG GTAAACGGTGCTCGACAAGAGGTTCAATTGATATACGTATTATTCAAGTCCCTGATATGAAGTACGGTGGAATACCGTTCTCAAGAGTCTATCATAGTAAGTATTTTGTGACGGATAAAGCGGTTTACATAG GAACATCTAACTGGACGCCTGACTACTGGTGGTTCACTTCTGGAATTGGTATAGTGGTAAAATCGGACGATATCAGCCAAACGTCCTATCTCGTCAAGCAATTCGCTCAA ATTTTTGAAAGAGATTGGAATTCGAACTACACTATTCCGTTATCGTATTTTGACAACAATGGGAAATGGACGAATGGAACCAAGAGGATGTGA
- a CDS encoding hypothetical protein (NECATOR_CHRV.G21165.T2), which yields MILLTSVVWISIYFVAIKPSSKGDVYTIFNNYGNNSNISRFPLDPRSCNPPPPVECERTCEFVICETIPAGLSFNPSYPIFNRTTDCWMRLMKEAQNEILIGSFYWSLLVKNTGNNYETDTTNTGGDGGLIYNTLISTAQRGVNIKIAQNFRDGGYEETADLAAESNGRIKVRSLDFKQWYPGGILHTKSWAVDGKHLYIGSANFDWRALTQVRELGLAVFNCPCLGNDLKKLLQIYWEMGAEGAKLPDSWPTSLATPAYHGRPTVVPHANGNQAVYISASPPGFQSCGREDDLDAMVKLIDETKHRLDMAVMNYAPCSLYMKPLNKWYGILDEAIRRAAFDRQVKVRFLFSRWSHTAAKFYSYLHSLADISSQLQCIYKGKRCSTRGSIDIRIIQVPDMKYGGIPFSRVYHSKYFVTDKAVYIGTSNWTPDYWWFTSGIGIVVKSDDISQTSYLVKQFAQIFERDWNSNYTIPLSYFDNNGKWTNGTKRM from the exons ATGATTCTCCTGACATCAGTTGTATGGATATCG atttattttgtCGCGATAAAACCATCATCGAAAGGAGACGTTTACACGATATTCAATAATTATGGAAACAATAGCAATATCAGCAGATTTCCCCTTGATCCAAGATCATGCAATCCTCCACCGCCTGTGGAATGCGAAAGAACATGCGA ATTCGTAATCTGCGAAACAATACCAGCCGGACTTTCATTTAACCCTTCGTATCCGATATTCAATAGAACCACAGATTGCTGGATGAGGCTTATGA AAGAAGCTCAAAATGAGATCCTTATTGGTAGCTTTTATTGGTCGTTACTTGTGAAGAATACTGGCAACAACTACGAGACGGACACGACGAACACCGGCGGAGAC GGTGGACTCATCTACAACACACTGATAAGTACTGCACAAAGAGGAGTTAATATCAAAATAGCGCAGAACTTTCGGGACGGTG GTTATGAGGAGACAGCAGATCTAGCAGCGGAGTCAAACGGACGAATAAAAGTGCGATCGCTCGATTTCAAACAGTG GTATCCTGGAGGGATCCTTCATACTAAGTCATGGGCTGTCGACGGGAAACACCTTTACATTGGATCTGCCAATTTTGATTGGCGGGCTCTCACTCAG GTCAGGGAATTAGGACTAGCTGTCTTCAATTGTCCATGCCTTGGCAATGATCTCAAAAAATTGCTTCAAATATACTGGGAAATGGGTGCAGAAGGAGCAAAACTTCCGGACAG CTGGCCGACATCCTTGGCTACTCCAGCCTACCATGGAAGGCCTACCGTAGTCCCTCATGCTAACGGAAATCAAGCGGTTTATATCTCG GCTTCTCCACCAGGTTTCCAATCGTGTGGAAGAGAAGACGATCTGGATGCGATGGTAAAACTCATAGATGAAACGAAG CACAGACTGGACATGGCTGTGATGAACTATGCACCCTGCTCACTCTACATGAAACCACTGAACAA GTGGTACGGTATACTAGATGAGGCTATTCGAAGGGCTGCTTTCGATAGACAAGTGAAG GTTCGCTTTCTTTTCTCGAGATGGTCACACACTGCCGCCAAGTTCTACTCCTATTTGCACTCCTTAGCCGACATAAGTAGTCAATTACAGTGCATTTACAAAG GTAAACGGTGCTCGACAAGAGGTTCAATTGATATACGTATTATTCAAGTCCCTGATATGAAGTACGGTGGAATACCGTTCTCAAGAGTCTATCATAGTAAGTATTTTGTGACGGATAAAGCGGTTTACATAG GAACATCTAACTGGACGCCTGACTACTGGTGGTTCACTTCTGGAATTGGTATAGTGGTAAAATCGGACGATATCAGCCAAACGTCCTATCTCGTCAAGCAATTCGCTCAA ATTTTTGAAAGAGATTGGAATTCGAACTACACTATTCCGTTATCGTATTTTGACAACAATGGGAAATGGACGAATGGAACCAAGAGGATGTGA
- a CDS encoding hypothetical protein (NECATOR_CHRV.G21166.T1) gives MKFLLILFCLVIVFEAKFIRPKRCLQDPDKGKCSLKKLWWYFNQKSGKCERFEYSGCGGNSNNFPTFTGCRKVCKPD, from the exons ATGAAATTCCTGCTAATCCTCTTCTGTCTCGTTATAG TGTTCGAAGCGAAATTTATTAGGCCGAAAAGGTGTCTTCAGGACCCAGACAAAGGAAAATGTAGCCTCAAGAAGTTATG GTGGTATTTCAACCAAAAATCGGGAAAATGTGAACGATTCGAGTACAGCGGTTGTGGTGGAAATTCAAACAACTTCCCGACATTTACTGGTTGTAGAAAAGTTTGCAAACCTGATTGA
- a CDS encoding hypothetical protein (NECATOR_CHRV.G21167.T1), whose protein sequence is MVCRTLLVFLIIVMLSEAAKRCYSGSKDNYESRLCDTGVDGKYVCQKFSCEGGKSPFVLRTCANKNMGCMAGPAICKFSGGSGSCSRCDNDNCNK, encoded by the exons ATGGTTTGCCGTACATTGCTCGTTTTCCTGATCATTGTTATGCTTTCAG aAGCAGCGAAACGCTGTTATTCCGGATCCAAAGATAATTACGAGTCACGATTATGCGATACAGGAGTTGACGGAAAGTATGTGTGCCAGAAATTCTCATGCGAAGGAGGAAAAT CACCATTCGTCCTTCGGACATGCGCCAACAAAAACATGGGTTGCATGGCTGGACCGGCGATATGCAAGTTCAGCGGTGGATCGGGCTCGTGTTCCCGATGCGATAACGATAACTGTAACAAGTGA